DNA from Ignavibacteriales bacterium:
CGGATGATAACTGTAAAATTATTGTTAGAAAATCGATAAGAAATTGGGTTGAGACTTTACCTGCAAAAGATTTTTTAAGAATTCATCGCGCTACAATTGTTAATATGTTGTTTCTAGACAGGATCGAGAAAGCCGGATTTAGAAACTATAATCTATATCTTAAAAATATTTCAACTCCCTTTCCAATAAGCCAGCGATACGGTAATATTATGAAAAAAACTTTTTCTGTTTAGATATTTGGTTAAGAATTTCTCTTCATTATGATCAAAGATATATCGTCACTAGCAGGATAATCCCCAACGAATTGTTCTAATTGGGAGATTATATATTTGCCAATTTGCTGTGGTGAATCATTTGAAGAGTTTTTAATCAGCTTAAAGAATCTTTGCATGCCAAAAAATTCATCGTGTTCATTTTGTGCTTCAAACACCCCATCTGAATAAGCAATAAAGAGATCATTGTTTTCGAGCACAATTGACTGCTCTTTATAATTAGAATCTGATATAATTCCCAGGGCGGCACCGCCTTTAGAAAATTCTTTTATTTCATTGTTGCTAATAATCAAAGGAGAAAAATGACCCGCATTAATGTATTCCACTTTTCCTGAGTTTGTATCAATTTTAAAAAGTAGCATAGATGCAAACAAACTTGGAGTACTATCCCGATGGAAAATTTTATTGATTTTCTTTCCCAGGTCAGATAAAGAATTAATTTCTGTTGCCAGTGCCCGAATAGTTGCTTGTAATTTTGAAGTAAGAAGTGCGGCTTTTAATCCTTTGCCGGCAACATCTGCAATTGTTATAACATAATTGTTTTCATCTAAGCGCAAGAAGTCTATTAAATCTCCACCGACTTCATTTGCGGGTGAAGTAAATAACCAGAGTTTCCATCCAGCTATTTGTATATCCTGCTCAGGCATTAATTCTTTTTGAACTTTTCGCCCCGCTTCAAGTTCACTTTTCGCCAAAAGCTTATCCTTTAATTCAACAGCCAGCACAAACAGGATTAGTAATCCGCCCAAGAAACTAAAATCAACGATTATAGAATTGCTTCCGAATGAAAATCCACTTCGGTTGATAAGTAAAGAGAAAATACCAACAAGAACCAAAATACGGCGCAAGGGTGTTAAATGAAGAAACATACTTTTTATGAGCCATTTAGTTTTATGAATCCATCTTGGAATAAAAAACATTGATTCAAGTTTGGCTTTATTTTCTGAATTTAGATAAAAGTTACCCAGACTTTTATATTCGGATTGTATTTCTTTTTTAAGATTTATATTTCTTAAATCATCGCGGATTGTCTGATGAAATTTTTTTTCAGTTTTATTTGTAGAGTTTGACTGATTCATTTTATCTGTAATTATTAATTTCTATCAAAACTTAGATAAAACACTCAATAGAGACAAGAGTTAATTGATGAATGGCTTAACGAGGAATTGGATAATTATAAAATTTAAAAATCACAAAAAATATCAATTTCATTTCATATCTTCACCAACAATAATTAATAACTAATCATAATAATATGTTTAAGCAATCACAGGATCCCGGCTTAGGTGAAAAATATTTAAAACACACCAAGAGAATTATAAATAAAGATGGCTCTTTTAATATCAAAAGAATTGGCGGCGGACTATCATCCGTAAATGCATTTCATTATCTCACTAGCATCTCATGGCCAAAGTTTCTTTTAATTGTCTTCGCAGGATTTATATCTGTTAATTTATTATTTGCGATTCTTTATCAGCTGGCAGGAATTGAAAACCTTGTTAATGCTGAAGCCCAAGATAAATTACAATCTTTTTTAAACACTTTTTTCTTTAGCGTTCAAACCTTTGCTACTGTTGGTTATGGCGGAATGCATCCCTCCGGAATTTTTTCGAACATAATTGCTTCAATAGAATCGATGACAGGAATATTGAGCTTTGCTCTTGCCACCGGGTTATTGTATGGCAGATTTTCAAAACCATCAGCAAAAATTATTTTTAGTGATAAGGCCATCATAACAACATTTAAAGATGGAAAAGCTTTAATGTTTCGGGTTGCAAATTCTCGTGCTAATGTTATGATGGAAATGGAGGCAAACGCAATGATGACTTACTTAGATAAAAGCAACAATCAGTTTACAAGAAAATATTTTCCGCTTAAGCTGGATATTAAATTCATTTATTATTTTCCATTACCCTGGACAATTGTGCATCAAATAGATGAAGACAGTCCCTTATTTGGAAAAACCCAAAATGAGCTTAAAGAACTAGAAGCGGAGCTATTAATTATGATCAAAGGATTTGATGACAGTTTTTCTCAGACTGTAATTACACGAAATTCTTATAAGTATAATGAAATGGATTGGGATGTGAAATTTGTTCGTGCTTTTTCAACTGATGAAACCGGAGAAACAATTGTTGATCTTGAAAAATTGAACGCCACAGAAAAATATAATAAAAGGACGGCAATTAAACCGTCCTTTAAAGGCAAAGACTTATTT
Protein-coding regions in this window:
- a CDS encoding serine/threonine-protein phosphatase, whose protein sequence is MNQSNSTNKTEKKFHQTIRDDLRNINLKKEIQSEYKSLGNFYLNSENKAKLESMFFIPRWIHKTKWLIKSMFLHLTPLRRILVLVGIFSLLINRSGFSFGSNSIIVDFSFLGGLLILFVLAVELKDKLLAKSELEAGRKVQKELMPEQDIQIAGWKLWLFTSPANEVGGDLIDFLRLDENNYVITIADVAGKGLKAALLTSKLQATIRALATEINSLSDLGKKINKIFHRDSTPSLFASMLLFKIDTNSGKVEYINAGHFSPLIISNNEIKEFSKGGAALGIISDSNYKEQSIVLENNDLFIAYSDGVFEAQNEHDEFFGMQRFFKLIKNSSNDSPQQIGKYIISQLEQFVGDYPASDDISLIIMKRNS